A region of Rhodanobacteraceae bacterium DNA encodes the following proteins:
- a CDS encoding AAA+ ATPase superfamily protein YifB/ComM, associated with DNA recombination, translating to MSLAVALTRASEGVAAPLVTVEVHLSGGLPGTSIVGLPEAAVREARDRVRVAIQNTAFEYPNRRVTVNLAPAELPKDGGRFDLAIALGILAAGGQVPREALQGCEFLGELALSGELRPVPGVLPALLRARHGKRCVIVPVENAAEASLLGDVEVRVARTLADVCAHLRGIEPLPAPNVDGIGDARSAIPDLADVRGQLHARRALEIAAAGGHHLLMTGPPGTGKSMLAARLPGILPPLGEAEAIEACAVRSVAGEPFNAAGWRQRPYRAPHHTASGVALVGGGSHPRPGEISLAHNGVLFLDELPEFDRHVLEVLREPMESGRIVISRAARSAEFPARFQLVAAMNPCPCGYAGDAGGRCHCTPDAIARYRGRISGPLLDRIDIMVDVPRIPLAELDAARKPDDENSATVRARVVAARAIAMQRAGKPNAALGTREIERDCALGDAERALLQRAMDRLGLSARAYHRVLRVARSIADLAGADRIAGEHLAEAIQYRRTHEQP from the coding sequence ATGTCTCTGGCCGTAGCCCTGACCCGCGCCTCCGAAGGCGTCGCCGCGCCGTTGGTCACGGTGGAAGTGCACCTGTCCGGCGGGCTGCCTGGCACGTCCATCGTCGGCTTGCCGGAAGCCGCGGTGCGCGAAGCGCGCGACCGCGTGCGAGTCGCGATCCAGAACACCGCCTTCGAGTATCCCAACCGACGCGTCACGGTGAACCTTGCGCCGGCGGAGCTTCCGAAAGACGGCGGCCGTTTCGACCTCGCGATCGCGCTGGGCATCCTCGCCGCGGGCGGACAGGTGCCGCGCGAAGCGTTGCAGGGTTGCGAATTCCTGGGCGAACTGGCGCTGTCGGGCGAATTGCGTCCGGTGCCGGGCGTGCTGCCGGCGCTGTTGCGCGCGCGCCACGGCAAGCGCTGCGTGATCGTGCCGGTCGAGAATGCCGCGGAAGCCTCGCTGCTCGGTGACGTCGAAGTTCGCGTCGCGCGCACGTTGGCGGACGTCTGTGCGCATCTGCGCGGCATCGAGCCCCTGCCGGCGCCGAACGTCGATGGGATCGGCGATGCCCGCAGCGCCATCCCTGATCTCGCCGACGTGCGCGGCCAGTTGCACGCGCGGCGCGCACTGGAAATCGCCGCAGCCGGCGGCCATCACCTGCTGATGACCGGTCCTCCCGGAACGGGCAAATCCATGCTGGCGGCGCGCCTGCCCGGCATCCTGCCGCCGCTCGGCGAAGCCGAAGCCATCGAAGCCTGCGCGGTGCGCTCGGTCGCGGGCGAGCCGTTCAACGCGGCCGGCTGGCGGCAGCGGCCCTATCGCGCGCCGCACCACACCGCGTCGGGCGTCGCGCTGGTCGGCGGCGGCTCGCATCCGCGCCCCGGCGAAATTTCGCTTGCCCACAACGGCGTGCTGTTCCTCGACGAATTGCCGGAATTCGATCGCCATGTGCTGGAAGTGCTGCGCGAGCCGATGGAATCCGGCCGCATCGTGATTTCGCGCGCCGCGCGCTCGGCCGAATTCCCCGCGCGATTCCAACTGGTCGCCGCGATGAACCCCTGCCCCTGCGGTTACGCCGGCGATGCCGGCGGGCGATGCCATTGCACGCCGGACGCGATCGCGCGCTACCGCGGCCGTATCTCCGGTCCGCTGCTGGATCGCATCGACATCATGGTCGACGTGCCGCGCATTCCGCTGGCCGAACTCGACGCCGCGCGCAAGCCCGACGACGAGAATTCCGCCACGGTGCGTGCACGCGTGGTCGCGGCACGCGCCATCGCGATGCAGCGCGCCGGCAAACCCAACGCCGCGCTCGGCACCCGCGAGATCGAACGCGACTGCGCTCTGGGCGATGCCGAGCGCGCCTTGCTGCAACGCGCGATGGACAGGCTGGGCCTGTCCGCGCGTGCCTACCACCGCGTGCTGCGCGTCGCGCGCAGCATCGCCGACCTTGCCGGCGCCGATCGCATCGCCGGCGAACACCTGGCCGAAGCCATCCAGTACCGGCGCACCCACGAACAACCGTAA
- a CDS encoding Transcriptional regulator, YafY family — MRRADRLFLIIHALQGRRTALPARRLADTLGVSLRTVYRDVADLQTSGVPIEGEAGVGYLLRKGSDIPPLMFTAEELEALVVGTRFVRAFAGEKLAAGAQAAMLKIDAVLPAELRERAARSRVFVPQRWYEARSGVVDALHEAIGARRVLKVEYRDASDATSVREIEPLCLACWGRVWTLGAWCRMRQGFRNFRPDRMQFIATGEIFTETPERGLEAYLAHAGVPRQMTE; from the coding sequence ATGCGCCGTGCCGATCGCCTGTTCCTGATCATCCATGCCTTGCAGGGACGCCGCACCGCGCTGCCGGCGCGGCGGCTCGCCGACACGCTGGGCGTGTCGCTGCGCACCGTGTATCGCGATGTCGCCGACCTGCAAACCTCGGGTGTACCGATCGAGGGTGAAGCCGGCGTCGGCTACTTGCTGCGCAAGGGCTCGGACATCCCGCCGCTGATGTTCACCGCCGAGGAACTGGAAGCCCTGGTGGTCGGCACGCGTTTCGTGCGCGCCTTCGCGGGCGAGAAACTCGCAGCGGGCGCGCAGGCGGCGATGCTGAAGATCGATGCCGTGTTGCCGGCGGAGCTGCGCGAGCGCGCTGCGCGTTCGCGGGTGTTCGTGCCGCAACGCTGGTACGAAGCGCGGTCCGGCGTGGTGGACGCGCTGCACGAGGCCATCGGTGCGCGACGCGTGCTGAAAGTGGAATACCGCGACGCCAGCGACGCGACCAGCGTGCGCGAAATCGAACCGTTGTGCTTGGCTTGCTGGGGCCGCGTGTGGACGCTGGGCGCGTGGTGCCGAATGCGCCAGGGGTTCCGCAACTTTCGCCCTGATCGCATGCAGTTCATCGCCACGGGGGAGATCTTCACTGAAACACCCGAACGCGGGCTGGAGGCCTATCTCGCCCACGCCGGCGTACCGCGCCAGATGACCGAATGA
- a CDS encoding Glutathione S-transferase, whose amino-acid sequence MNAHSPVTFFHAPHSRSSVTRAMLEELGVPYDLVTLDLQRSEQRSDEYLAINPMGKVPAIRHEGALVTEQPAILMYLADLYPEKNLAPPLGDPLRGPYLRWMVFYGSCFEPAMMDFSQKRAPAPQTQSGYGTYDEVMNVLAAQLEQGPWLLGERFSAADVLWGGALTFGLMFKIVPELPVFRAYVDRVQARPAIRRAFELDEALAAEQAQQREALAVDA is encoded by the coding sequence ATGAACGCGCATTCACCCGTCACTTTCTTCCACGCTCCGCACAGCCGTTCCAGTGTGACCCGCGCGATGCTTGAGGAGCTTGGCGTGCCGTATGATCTGGTCACGCTCGACCTGCAGCGCAGCGAACAACGCAGCGACGAGTACCTCGCGATCAATCCGATGGGCAAGGTGCCTGCGATCCGTCACGAAGGCGCGCTGGTCACCGAACAGCCCGCGATCCTGATGTATCTGGCCGATCTGTATCCGGAGAAAAACCTCGCGCCGCCGCTGGGCGATCCGTTGCGCGGGCCGTACCTGCGCTGGATGGTGTTCTACGGTTCCTGCTTCGAGCCGGCGATGATGGATTTCTCGCAGAAGCGCGCGCCGGCGCCGCAGACGCAAAGCGGGTACGGCACCTACGACGAGGTGATGAATGTATTGGCCGCGCAACTGGAGCAAGGCCCGTGGCTGCTCGGCGAGCGTTTCAGCGCCGCCGACGTGCTGTGGGGCGGCGCGCTGACCTTCGGGTTGATGTTCAAGATCGTCCCGGAGTTGCCGGTGTTCCGCGCCTACGTGGATCGCGTGCAAGCGCGTCCCGCGATCCGGCGCGCGTTCGAGCTGGATGAAGCGCTGGCCGCGGAGCAGGCGCAACAACGCGAGGCGCTGGCGGTCGATGCCTGA
- a CDS encoding Fructose-1,6-bisphosphatase, type I gives MKPDSRGPVSLTQYLTEERRAGYGDTDLIQLLEIVARACKRIAVATGKGALGGVLGEAGTGNIQGEAQKKLDVISNEILLDANAWGGHLAACASEEMEHPQQIPDAYPRGGYLLLFDPLDGSSNIDVNISVGTIFSVLKRPGGHRGQVDTSEFLQPGTNQVAAGYVVYGSCTLLVLTLGHGTHVFTLDREAGSFILTRRDVKIPEDTSEFAINMSNQRFWEAPMQRYIADLLAGKEGPRGRDFNMRWVASMVADVHRILTRGGIFSYPLDAKIKAKGGKLRLMYEANPMSFIVEQAGGAASTGRGRIMEVQPDGLHQRVPVILGSRNEVETATKYHISA, from the coding sequence ATGAAACCCGATTCGCGAGGACCCGTTTCGCTGACCCAATACCTGACCGAAGAACGCCGCGCCGGCTACGGCGACACCGACCTGATCCAGTTGCTGGAAATCGTGGCGCGCGCCTGCAAGCGCATCGCGGTGGCCACCGGCAAGGGCGCGCTGGGCGGCGTGCTGGGCGAGGCGGGCACCGGCAACATCCAGGGCGAGGCGCAGAAGAAACTCGACGTGATCTCGAACGAGATCCTGCTCGACGCCAACGCCTGGGGCGGCCACCTCGCCGCCTGCGCGTCGGAGGAAATGGAACATCCGCAGCAGATTCCCGACGCCTACCCGCGCGGCGGCTACCTGCTGCTGTTCGATCCGCTGGACGGTTCCAGCAACATCGACGTCAACATTTCGGTGGGCACCATCTTCTCGGTACTGAAGCGCCCGGGCGGGCACCGCGGCCAGGTCGACACCTCCGAATTCCTGCAGCCGGGCACCAACCAGGTCGCCGCCGGCTACGTGGTGTACGGCTCGTGCACCCTGCTGGTGTTGACGCTGGGCCACGGCACGCATGTGTTCACGCTGGACCGCGAAGCCGGCAGCTTCATCCTGACCCGGCGCGACGTGAAGATTCCGGAAGACACCTCGGAATTCGCGATCAACATGTCCAACCAGCGTTTCTGGGAAGCGCCGATGCAGCGCTACATCGCCGATCTCCTGGCCGGCAAGGAAGGTCCGCGCGGACGCGACTTCAACATGCGCTGGGTGGCCTCGATGGTCGCCGACGTGCACCGCATCCTCACCCGCGGCGGCATCTTCAGCTATCCGCTGGATGCGAAGATCAAAGCCAAGGGCGGCAAGCTGCGCCTGATGTACGAAGCCAACCCCATGAGCTTCATCGTCGAGCAGGCCGGCGGTGCAGCCAGCACCGGGCGCGGGCGCATCATGGAAGTCCAGCCCGACGGCCTGCACCAGCGCGTACCGGTGATCCTGGGTTCGAGGAACGAGGTGGAGACGGCGACGAAGTATCACATCAGCGCGTAG
- a CDS encoding Thiosulfate reductase cytochrome B subunit (membrane anchoring protein) codes for MASIPEDAVPTPSIPVEPPIRTVRRVIYRHTLPLRIMHWINAICLLILLGSGLQIFNAHPALYWGQRSSFEHPWLSLGATQSSSGTLRGVTTLGSHRFDTTGWFGVSKVDGQSTVRGFPAWATIPGPQWLAMGRAWHFFFAWIFVINGACFFLYALWTRHLTRDLIPARRDWRGIGRSILDHALLRHPHGEAAARYNVLQRIAYLVVIFVFGGGVVLMGLAMSPRMDSVLGWLVDLVGGRQSARSIHFLFAMGFIAFFLIHIFEVIVTGVGNNLRSIITGRYAIETETRDETHQ; via the coding sequence ATGGCCAGCATTCCCGAAGACGCGGTTCCGACACCGTCGATACCTGTTGAACCGCCGATCCGAACGGTTCGGCGCGTGATCTACCGGCACACCTTGCCGCTCAGGATCATGCACTGGATCAACGCGATCTGCCTGCTGATCCTGCTGGGCAGCGGCCTGCAGATCTTCAATGCGCACCCGGCGCTTTACTGGGGCCAGCGTTCGAGCTTCGAGCATCCGTGGCTGAGCCTCGGCGCCACACAATCATCGAGTGGCACGTTGCGAGGCGTGACCACGCTGGGTTCGCACCGCTTCGACACCACCGGCTGGTTCGGCGTGTCGAAAGTGGACGGCCAATCCACGGTGCGCGGCTTTCCCGCATGGGCGACGATTCCCGGCCCGCAATGGCTGGCGATGGGCCGCGCGTGGCATTTCTTCTTTGCCTGGATCTTCGTGATCAATGGCGCGTGCTTTTTCCTGTATGCGCTGTGGACGCGGCACCTGACGCGCGATTTGATTCCGGCACGCCGCGACTGGCGCGGCATCGGCCGTTCGATCCTCGACCATGCGCTGCTGCGCCATCCGCACGGCGAGGCAGCCGCACGCTACAACGTGTTGCAACGCATCGCCTACCTCGTGGTGATCTTCGTGTTCGGCGGCGGCGTGGTGCTGATGGGACTTGCGATGTCGCCGCGCATGGACAGCGTGCTGGGCTGGCTGGTGGATCTGGTAGGCGGCCGCCAATCCGCACGCAGCATCCATTTCCTGTTTGCGATGGGCTTCATTGCGTTTTTTCTCATCCACATCTTCGAGGTGATCGTGACCGGCGTCGGCAACAACCTGCGCTCGATTATCACGGGCCGCTACGCGATCGAAACGGAAACGCGCGATGAAACTCATCAATAG
- a CDS encoding putative sufite oxidase yields the protein MKLINRRRRFLRDALALTGAVALGGCDKLSETDWAPKILGGATALSHAAQGALSRNAMAREYTEADISPVFRPNGSTDPQSAEYRALVANGFRDYRLAIGGLVAHPLSLSLEQLRALPNRTQITRHDCVEGWSVIGKWTGVQLSRVLDLAQPTKAARYVVFRCYDAMDDGSEYYESLGFDDAYHPQTLLAWELNGKTLPIPNGAPLRLRVPRQLGYKMAKYLRRIDLVASFKDIEGGAGGYWEDQGYQWYAGI from the coding sequence ATGAAACTCATCAATAGGCGAAGACGCTTCCTGCGCGATGCGCTGGCGCTCACCGGCGCGGTGGCGCTTGGCGGTTGCGACAAATTGTCGGAAACCGACTGGGCGCCGAAGATCCTCGGCGGCGCGACGGCGTTGAGTCACGCCGCGCAAGGCGCGCTGTCGCGCAACGCGATGGCGCGCGAATACACGGAAGCCGACATCTCGCCGGTGTTCCGCCCCAACGGCAGCACCGATCCGCAATCCGCCGAATATCGTGCGCTCGTGGCGAATGGATTTCGCGATTACCGTCTCGCAATCGGCGGGCTGGTCGCGCATCCGCTGTCGTTGTCGCTGGAACAATTGCGCGCGCTGCCGAACCGCACCCAGATCACCCGCCACGATTGCGTGGAAGGCTGGAGCGTGATCGGCAAGTGGACTGGGGTGCAGTTGTCGCGCGTGCTTGATCTCGCGCAACCCACCAAGGCCGCGCGCTATGTGGTGTTCCGTTGCTACGACGCGATGGACGACGGCAGCGAATATTACGAATCGCTGGGCTTCGACGACGCGTACCACCCGCAGACCCTGCTGGCCTGGGAACTCAACGGCAAGACCCTGCCGATCCCGAACGGCGCGCCGCTGCGACTGCGCGTGCCGCGCCAGCTAGGCTACAAGATGGCGAAGTACCTGCGCCGCATCGACCTGGTCGCCTCGTTCAAGGACATCGAAGGCGGCGCGGGCGGCTACTGGGAAGACCAGGGCTACCAGTGGTACGCGGGTATATGA
- a CDS encoding TVP38/TMEM64 family protein: MLESMLTRERWRWLLRGALVLVVLCVVIAFFLSGAQYRLDLATLQRSRAWFAAMQAAHPWRLAFTFLGILIAVVLLSLPLLTVMTLAAGAIFGLIEGTVLMSFGSAIGATLVMLASRFVFKDAIRRRFAHRLHKIDAGIERDGAFYLLNIRLVPVFPFFLVNLLMGLTHIRVRTYYWVTQLGMLVGVAVYVNAGTRIGHAHTAGQLVSTPMIVSLALLAVLPFTSRWIIKRARHWRHERRWHRQSRDRRLG, from the coding sequence ATGCTGGAAAGCATGTTGACACGGGAACGATGGCGATGGCTGTTGCGTGGTGCGCTGGTGCTGGTGGTGCTGTGCGTGGTGATCGCGTTCTTCCTTTCGGGCGCCCAGTATCGCCTCGATCTCGCGACGCTGCAGCGCAGCCGCGCATGGTTCGCGGCCATGCAGGCGGCGCACCCGTGGCGGCTGGCGTTCACCTTTCTGGGCATCTTGATCGCCGTGGTGCTGTTGTCGCTGCCGCTGCTGACCGTGATGACGCTGGCGGCGGGCGCGATCTTCGGGCTCATCGAAGGCACCGTACTGATGTCGTTCGGTTCCGCGATCGGCGCCACGCTGGTGATGCTCGCCTCGCGCTTCGTGTTCAAGGATGCGATCCGCCGCCGCTTCGCGCACCGGCTGCACAAGATCGACGCCGGCATCGAGCGCGACGGCGCGTTCTACCTGCTCAACATCCGGCTGGTGCCGGTGTTTCCGTTTTTCCTGGTGAACCTGCTGATGGGGCTGACCCACATCCGCGTGCGCACCTACTACTGGGTGACGCAGCTCGGGATGCTGGTGGGCGTCGCCGTGTACGTGAACGCGGGCACGCGCATCGGCCACGCCCACACGGCCGGGCAGCTCGTCTCGACTCCGATGATCGTGTCGCTCGCATTGCTGGCCGTATTGCCCTTCACGTCACGCTGGATCATCAAGCGCGCGCGGCATTGGCGGCACGAACGCCGTTGGCACAGGCAATCCAGAGATCGTAGGTTGGGCTGA
- a CDS encoding Inner membrane protein YbiR, putative anion permease — translation MQHVVQLREPRLSANTFLFRFRRDHLLQALLLLALVLTALDPRPPREYLGWLDLPTLAGLCGLLILTEGVRASGHVQRFALHVVARLRNVRALAFALVLLAAALATVLTNDVALFLIVPLTLAIDRIARIPRQRLVIFEALAVNAGSTFSPIGNPQNLLLWQHSGLGFFGYVAALAPAGAVLLIVLLVACGFTFSAAPLHLHQETATAPRLDTPLLAGSLASLAAMVAAMQWGFAVPAALIVMAIGVAFFRRVLASVDWLLLATFAAMFVGLGHLAALPFVHAHVGALAWHDPRVTYAGGIVLSQFISNVPAAVALQHYAPNLTLLAAAVNVGGSGLMIGSLANLIALRLDGSRGIGWRFHAWSVPYLIVTAVLVALVILR, via the coding sequence ATGCAGCATGTCGTGCAACTCAGGGAGCCCCGCTTGTCCGCCAATACCTTCCTGTTCCGGTTTCGACGCGACCACCTGTTGCAGGCGCTGTTGCTGCTGGCGCTCGTGCTGACGGCCCTCGACCCGCGCCCGCCGCGCGAATACCTTGGCTGGCTGGACCTGCCCACGCTTGCCGGCTTGTGCGGTTTGCTGATCCTGACCGAAGGCGTGCGCGCCAGCGGGCACGTGCAACGCTTCGCGCTGCACGTGGTCGCGCGGCTGCGCAACGTGCGCGCGCTGGCATTCGCGCTGGTGTTGCTGGCGGCGGCGCTGGCGACGGTGCTGACCAATGACGTCGCGCTGTTCCTGATCGTGCCGTTGACGCTCGCGATCGATCGTATCGCGCGCATCCCGCGCCAGCGGCTGGTGATCTTCGAGGCGCTGGCGGTGAACGCGGGCTCCACCTTCAGCCCGATCGGCAATCCGCAGAACCTGTTGCTGTGGCAACACTCGGGGTTGGGATTCTTCGGCTACGTCGCGGCGCTGGCGCCGGCTGGCGCGGTGCTGCTGATCGTGTTGCTGGTCGCATGCGGCTTCACGTTTTCCGCGGCGCCGCTGCACCTTCACCAGGAAACCGCCACCGCACCACGCCTCGACACCCCGCTGCTCGCGGGCTCGCTGGCGTCGTTGGCGGCGATGGTCGCGGCGATGCAATGGGGTTTCGCGGTACCTGCTGCGTTGATCGTGATGGCGATCGGTGTCGCATTCTTCCGGCGCGTGCTCGCGAGCGTGGACTGGCTGCTGCTGGCGACCTTCGCCGCGATGTTCGTGGGCCTGGGGCACCTAGCCGCGCTGCCCTTCGTGCATGCGCACGTCGGCGCGCTGGCCTGGCACGATCCGCGCGTCACCTACGCCGGCGGCATCGTGCTGTCGCAGTTCATCAGCAACGTGCCGGCCGCAGTGGCACTGCAACATTACGCGCCGAATCTCACGCTGCTCGCGGCGGCGGTGAACGTCGGCGGCTCGGGCCTCATGATCGGTTCGCTGGCCAACCTGATCGCGCTGCGCCTCGACGGCAGCCGCGGCATCGGCTGGCGTTTCCATGCGTGGTCGGTTCCGTATCTGATCGTCACCGCCGTGCTCGTCGCACTGGTGATTTTGCGGTGA
- a CDS encoding L-lactate dehydrogenase, whose translation MAPVTCIEDLHQLYLKRVPRMFVDYCESGSWTETTLRRNLEDFARIPLHQRVAMGVEGGTTTTQMLGQDVALPVALAPVGMCGMQHADGEMLAAKAALDFGVPFTLSTMSICSIEDVAAYVKRPFWFQLYVMRDHVFIERLIDRAKAAGCSALVLTLDLQVMGQRHRDIKNGLSTPPKPTLKNLANLARHPRWCLGMARTRRHQFGNIAGHVEGVSDMSSLAAWTAEQFDRGLNWNDVEWIKRRWSGKLIMKGVLDPDDARRAVDCGADAIVVSNHGGRQLDGAPSSISVLPEIASRIGNACEVWMDGGVRSGQDVFKAIALGARSVMIGRAFVYGLGALGGQGVTTALELIRRELDLTMVLCGVRSIAEIDRRVLHEPTCRLG comes from the coding sequence ATGGCACCCGTCACCTGCATCGAGGATTTGCATCAGCTCTACCTGAAACGCGTGCCGCGGATGTTCGTGGATTACTGCGAATCCGGTTCGTGGACCGAGACGACGCTGCGCCGGAATCTCGAAGACTTCGCGCGCATCCCGTTGCACCAGCGCGTCGCGATGGGTGTCGAGGGCGGTACCACGACGACGCAAATGCTGGGTCAGGACGTCGCGCTGCCGGTGGCGCTGGCACCGGTCGGCATGTGCGGTATGCAGCACGCCGATGGCGAAATGCTGGCAGCCAAGGCGGCGCTGGATTTCGGCGTGCCGTTCACGCTTTCGACCATGAGCATCTGTTCGATCGAAGACGTGGCGGCGTACGTGAAGCGCCCGTTCTGGTTCCAGTTGTACGTGATGCGCGACCACGTCTTCATCGAACGCCTGATCGACCGCGCGAAAGCCGCGGGTTGTTCCGCGCTGGTGCTGACGCTCGACCTGCAGGTGATGGGCCAGCGCCACCGCGACATCAAGAACGGGCTTTCGACGCCGCCCAAGCCGACGCTGAAGAACCTCGCCAACCTCGCGCGACATCCGCGCTGGTGCCTCGGTATGGCGCGCACGCGCCGCCACCAGTTCGGCAATATCGCGGGCCACGTCGAAGGCGTCAGCGACATGTCCTCGCTGGCTGCATGGACGGCTGAACAGTTCGATCGCGGATTGAATTGGAATGATGTCGAATGGATCAAGCGGCGCTGGAGCGGCAAGCTGATCATGAAGGGTGTGCTCGATCCCGATGATGCGCGCCGCGCGGTCGATTGCGGCGCCGACGCGATCGTCGTGTCCAACCACGGCGGACGCCAGCTCGACGGTGCGCCGTCCTCGATCAGCGTGCTGCCGGAAATTGCATCACGCATCGGCAACGCTTGCGAGGTGTGGATGGACGGCGGCGTGCGTTCGGGCCAGGACGTGTTCAAGGCCATCGCGCTGGGCGCGCGCAGCGTGATGATCGGGCGCGCGTTCGTGTACGGGCTGGGCGCGCTGGGCGGGCAGGGCGTCACCACCGCGCTGGAACTGATCCGGCGCGAACTCGACCTGACGATGGTGCTGTGCGGGGTGCGCTCGATTGCCGAAATCGATCGCCGCGTTTTGCACGAACCTACCTGTAGGTTGGGCTGA
- a CDS encoding lipid A biosynthesis lauroyl acyltransferase, producing MRWYVALTWWTLRALGTLPLPVLYAIGGALGRPLWWRRHARERVHTEVNMRIARHDLDDGARAVLVRECLIETGHAVTEMAAVWGRGARRALELVREVEGQEHFDAALQSGRGLIVAAPHLGCWELLNYWLCARTPIAILYAPPRNRAWEAMLVRARGDLEPEQVRADGAGVRTLYKRLAAGGVVGILPDQQPKRGEGQFAPFFGLDANTMVLLPRIAQRTGAAVLFAFAERLPRGAGFRVRVRPAPDGIADPDMRVACTALNRGVEACVNLAFPQYQWTYKRWSERPDPLDHDPYWLARHGLSEMSARAAASRG from the coding sequence ATGCGCTGGTATGTCGCCCTGACCTGGTGGACGTTGCGCGCGCTGGGGACGTTGCCGCTGCCGGTGCTGTACGCCATCGGCGGCGCGCTCGGGCGGCCGTTGTGGTGGCGCAGGCACGCGCGCGAACGCGTGCACACCGAAGTGAACATGCGGATCGCGCGTCACGACCTCGACGACGGCGCACGTGCCGTGCTGGTGCGCGAATGCCTGATCGAAACCGGCCATGCCGTCACAGAAATGGCGGCGGTGTGGGGCCGCGGCGCACGGCGCGCACTGGAACTCGTCCGTGAAGTGGAAGGCCAGGAACACTTCGACGCCGCATTGCAATCCGGACGCGGCCTGATCGTCGCGGCGCCGCATCTCGGCTGCTGGGAACTCCTGAACTACTGGCTGTGCGCGCGTACGCCCATCGCGATCCTGTACGCCCCGCCGCGCAACCGCGCGTGGGAAGCCATGCTGGTGCGCGCACGCGGCGATCTCGAACCCGAACAGGTGCGCGCCGATGGCGCCGGCGTGCGCACGTTGTACAAGCGCCTTGCCGCGGGCGGCGTGGTGGGGATTCTTCCCGACCAGCAACCCAAGCGCGGCGAAGGCCAGTTCGCGCCGTTCTTCGGACTCGATGCCAACACCATGGTGCTGCTGCCGCGCATCGCGCAGCGCACCGGCGCTGCCGTGCTGTTCGCGTTCGCCGAACGCCTGCCGCGCGGCGCGGGGTTCCGCGTCCGTGTGCGTCCGGCGCCCGACGGCATTGCCGATCCGGACATGCGCGTCGCCTGCACGGCGTTGAATCGCGGCGTCGAAGCGTGCGTCAATCTCGCTTTCCCGCAGTACCAGTGGACTTACAAGCGCTGGTCCGAGCGGCCGGATCCGTTGGATCACGACCCGTATTGGCTGGCGCGCCACGGGTTGAGCGAGATGTCGGCACGCGCGGCGGCGTCGAGGGGATAA
- a CDS encoding lipid A biosynthesis lauroyl acyltransferase: MHWYTQLAYGLMRLAARLPLRVFRASGAALGWLFWVTGSRKRRIVEANLNLVRPDLDVAARRRLARECVRETGIALVEVFGIWTNPRRTLARVREVRGQDLFDAAIAAQRGLILCAPHLGSWEVANYWVGARTPFATFYTPPRYPQAEALLRRLRTGGASIQFPIDDSGVRRVFRHLKDGGVVSIMPDHVPRAGGVVAPFFGVPALTMTLLPRLAQRTGAAVLMLFVERLPQGFRVHFREPPAAIRDDDPLAACIAMNAAVEACARDAFTQYQWNYKRFKARAGSGLSDDAYTAAGVRT, from the coding sequence ATGCATTGGTACACCCAACTCGCCTATGGATTGATGCGGCTCGCCGCGCGCCTGCCGTTGCGCGTGTTTCGCGCGTCGGGGGCCGCGTTGGGTTGGTTGTTCTGGGTCACCGGCAGCCGCAAGCGGCGGATCGTCGAGGCCAACTTGAACCTCGTGCGTCCTGATCTCGACGTGGCTGCGCGGCGTCGGCTCGCTCGCGAATGCGTGCGTGAAACCGGCATCGCGCTGGTCGAGGTGTTCGGCATCTGGACGAATCCGCGACGCACGCTGGCGCGGGTGCGCGAGGTGCGTGGGCAGGATTTGTTCGATGCCGCGATTGCCGCGCAGCGCGGCCTGATCCTGTGCGCGCCGCACCTCGGCAGTTGGGAGGTCGCCAATTACTGGGTCGGCGCGCGCACGCCGTTTGCGACGTTCTATACGCCGCCACGATACCCGCAAGCCGAGGCCTTGTTGCGAAGGTTGCGCACGGGCGGCGCCAGCATCCAGTTTCCGATCGACGACTCCGGCGTGCGCCGCGTGTTCCGGCACCTCAAGGATGGCGGCGTGGTATCGATCATGCCCGACCACGTGCCGCGCGCCGGCGGCGTCGTGGCGCCGTTTTTCGGCGTACCGGCGTTGACGATGACCTTGCTGCCACGATTGGCACAACGCACCGGCGCAGCGGTGCTGATGCTGTTCGTGGAACGCTTGCCGCAGGGATTCCGGGTGCATTTCCGCGAGCCGCCCGCTGCGATACGTGACGACGATCCGCTTGCCGCCTGCATCGCGATGAACGCGGCCGTCGAAGCCTGCGCGCGCGACGCCTTCACGCAGTACCAGTGGAACTACAAGCGCTTCAAGGCGCGCGCCGGCAGCGGTTTGAGCGACGACGCCTACACCGCGGCGGGAGTCCGGACCTGA